One genomic segment of Burkholderia multivorans ATCC BAA-247 includes these proteins:
- a CDS encoding tetratricopeptide repeat protein, protein MEAVSLKALASVSPREFAAILAGPPERAAAWVAAAADNGIVEAQAVYGQYLLDGRGVPRDPAAAFRWFAHAARAGHPMAMNMLGRCYEFGWGTAACAPVAVYWYRLAAQAGLDWGMYNYATALALGNGIDENRAEALDWFRRAAALGHAKSINLIGGFYEDGWVVDVDRDAAFDHYRRAAEAGDFRGQFNYARLLGERGRIDEALAWLARVPATATPAFVAKMRAYLASSPLDAFRAAAMQLSSHDMESAT, encoded by the coding sequence ATGGAAGCCGTATCGCTGAAGGCGCTCGCATCGGTCTCGCCGCGCGAGTTCGCCGCGATTCTGGCCGGGCCGCCCGAGCGCGCGGCCGCGTGGGTCGCGGCGGCCGCCGACAACGGCATCGTCGAGGCGCAGGCCGTCTACGGGCAGTACCTGCTCGACGGCCGCGGCGTGCCGCGCGATCCGGCCGCCGCGTTCCGCTGGTTCGCGCACGCGGCGCGGGCCGGTCATCCGATGGCGATGAACATGCTCGGGCGCTGCTACGAATTCGGCTGGGGCACGGCCGCGTGCGCGCCCGTTGCCGTGTACTGGTATCGCCTCGCCGCGCAAGCGGGGCTCGACTGGGGCATGTACAACTACGCGACCGCGCTCGCGCTCGGCAACGGCATCGACGAGAACCGCGCGGAAGCGCTCGACTGGTTCCGGCGCGCGGCCGCGCTCGGACACGCGAAATCGATCAATCTGATCGGCGGCTTCTATGAAGACGGCTGGGTCGTCGACGTCGACCGCGACGCCGCGTTCGACCACTATCGCCGCGCCGCCGAAGCAGGCGATTTTCGCGGGCAATTCAACTATGCGCGGCTGCTCGGCGAGCGCGGGCGCATCGACGAAGCACTCGCGTGGCTCGCGCGCGTGCCCGCCACCGCCACGCCCGCGTTCGTCGCGAAGATGCGCGCCTATCTCGCGTCGTCGCCGCTCGACGCATTTCGCGCGGCAGCCATGCAGCTGTCGTCGCACGACATGGAGTCCGCCACATGA
- a CDS encoding Fe2+-dependent dioxygenase: protein MMLHVPGVLTQAQVARCREMLDAAEWIDGNATSGAQSALAKRNRQLPEGSPVARAVGDAIQDALARHPLFFSAALPLKVFPPLFNRYAGGEAFGTHVDNAIRLLRGTDFRVRSDLSATLFLAEPDTYDGGELCVEDTYGVHRAKLPAGDLVLYPASSLHHVTPVTRGERVASFFWIQSMVRDDGDRTLLFQLDTQIQTLSAEKGAKDPTVIALTGIYHNLLRKWADA from the coding sequence ATGATGCTGCACGTTCCGGGCGTGCTGACCCAAGCGCAGGTTGCACGCTGTCGAGAGATGCTCGATGCGGCCGAATGGATCGACGGCAATGCGACGTCGGGTGCGCAGTCCGCGCTCGCGAAGCGCAACCGGCAGCTGCCCGAAGGCTCGCCGGTCGCGCGCGCGGTCGGCGATGCGATTCAGGACGCGCTCGCGCGCCATCCGCTGTTCTTTTCCGCTGCGCTGCCGCTGAAGGTGTTTCCGCCGCTGTTCAATCGCTATGCGGGCGGCGAGGCGTTCGGCACGCACGTCGACAATGCGATCCGGCTGTTGCGCGGCACCGATTTCCGCGTGCGCAGCGATCTGTCGGCCACACTATTTCTCGCCGAGCCCGACACGTACGACGGCGGCGAGCTCTGCGTGGAAGACACGTACGGCGTGCATCGTGCGAAGCTGCCGGCCGGCGATCTCGTGCTGTATCCGGCGTCGAGCCTGCATCACGTGACACCCGTGACGCGCGGCGAGCGCGTCGCGTCGTTCTTCTGGATTCAGAGCATGGTGCGCGACGACGGCGACCGCACGCTGCTGTTCCAGCTCGACACGCAGATTCAGACGCTGTCCGCCGAAAAAGGCGCGAAGGATCCGACGGTGATCGCACTGACCGGCATCTATCACAATCTGTTGCGCAAGTGGGCCGACGCCTAG
- a CDS encoding S9 family peptidase — MPQPFEPDDLYLYRDIVDLQCRFEGDLAVCELSTPDRDADDYRSALWLVDIDGGRPPRQLTFGNADSHPRWCPGEQALAFLSDRGSGRQIHAIRTDGGEARRVTDLPSGVMSFEWSPDGKQLLALCTIAADPEQRGNTHDDSDEAADRPADAPRVVWRLPYKLDGVGYTLDTEIHLHTIDAQTGASRRLTRGSFEVSEADWSPDGQRIAFTRTRDGRFAHRTDVWVVDADGGNARQLTSTIASAAFPRWSPDGRFIALIGSEHDGDAQMRLWLHDVRTGDTRALGDDDIEIVSGRTVFWSHDSTRLYFVLAHHGRQEVASIAVADGTLRRVITGDRQVGRFALGANGLLYTSDDARTPADIWTAALDGSGERRLTDFNPWWRDRTMPDVTMRRFDVPDERGGTERVDGWWLTAPGAKGARPVLVDVHGGPASYALLSFNWHVYWPILISRGWAVLALNPVGSSSYGRDFSSRARKKWGKCDLDQQLAAVDALRNEGCADERVAIAGKSYGGFLGAWAVGNTTAFRAAAVCAPVADIESHFAVSDSGYYSDCYSMYGELSVKRDAMRDLSPLSYVEHVRTPTLILQGERDERCPVSQAEELFTGIMSATATPVELVTYPGGSHHFFESGRPSHRKDMLERLIGWLEKWIDRPLHPDGEHGSAAQAEASGRTTSRAS; from the coding sequence ATGCCGCAACCATTCGAGCCCGACGATCTCTATCTCTACCGCGACATCGTCGATTTGCAGTGCCGCTTCGAGGGCGATCTGGCCGTCTGTGAACTGTCGACGCCCGATCGCGATGCCGACGACTACCGCAGCGCGCTATGGCTCGTTGATATCGACGGCGGCCGGCCGCCTCGACAACTCACGTTCGGCAACGCCGATTCGCATCCGCGCTGGTGTCCCGGCGAACAGGCGCTGGCATTCCTGTCGGACCGCGGCAGCGGCCGCCAGATCCACGCGATCCGGACCGACGGCGGCGAAGCGCGACGCGTGACCGATCTGCCGTCGGGCGTGATGTCGTTCGAATGGTCGCCGGACGGCAAGCAGCTGCTCGCGTTGTGCACGATCGCGGCGGACCCCGAGCAACGCGGCAACACGCACGACGATAGCGACGAAGCCGCCGACCGCCCGGCCGACGCGCCGCGCGTCGTATGGCGGCTGCCTTACAAGCTCGATGGCGTCGGCTACACGCTCGACACCGAGATCCACCTCCATACGATCGACGCGCAAACCGGCGCATCGCGCCGGCTGACGCGAGGATCGTTCGAAGTGAGCGAGGCCGACTGGTCTCCCGACGGCCAACGCATCGCGTTCACGCGCACGCGCGACGGACGCTTCGCGCATCGCACGGACGTGTGGGTCGTCGACGCGGACGGCGGCAATGCGCGACAGCTGACGTCGACGATCGCATCGGCCGCCTTTCCGCGCTGGTCCCCCGACGGCCGCTTCATCGCGCTGATCGGCAGCGAACACGACGGCGACGCGCAGATGCGTCTGTGGCTGCACGACGTGCGCACAGGCGACACGCGCGCGCTCGGCGACGACGACATCGAGATCGTATCGGGCCGCACGGTCTTCTGGTCGCACGATTCCACGCGCCTGTACTTCGTGCTCGCGCACCACGGACGACAGGAAGTCGCGTCGATCGCCGTGGCCGACGGCACACTTCGGCGCGTCATAACCGGCGACCGCCAGGTCGGCCGCTTCGCACTCGGCGCGAACGGTCTGCTCTACACGTCCGACGACGCGCGCACGCCGGCCGACATCTGGACCGCCGCGCTCGACGGCAGCGGCGAGCGACGCCTGACCGACTTCAATCCATGGTGGCGCGACAGGACGATGCCGGACGTCACGATGCGCCGGTTCGACGTGCCTGATGAACGCGGCGGCACCGAACGTGTTGACGGATGGTGGCTGACCGCGCCCGGCGCGAAAGGTGCGCGGCCGGTTCTCGTCGACGTGCACGGCGGCCCCGCGAGCTACGCGTTGCTGAGCTTCAACTGGCATGTCTACTGGCCGATCCTGATTTCGCGCGGATGGGCGGTGCTCGCGTTGAATCCGGTCGGCTCGAGCAGCTACGGACGCGACTTCAGTTCGCGCGCGCGCAAGAAGTGGGGCAAGTGCGACCTCGATCAGCAGCTCGCGGCCGTCGACGCGCTGCGCAACGAAGGCTGCGCCGACGAACGCGTCGCGATCGCCGGTAAATCGTACGGCGGCTTCCTCGGCGCATGGGCAGTCGGCAATACGACGGCATTTCGCGCGGCGGCCGTCTGCGCGCCGGTCGCCGACATCGAGTCGCACTTCGCGGTATCGGACAGCGGCTACTACTCCGACTGCTACTCGATGTACGGCGAGCTGAGCGTCAAACGCGACGCGATGCGCGACCTGTCGCCGCTCAGCTACGTCGAGCACGTGCGCACGCCGACGCTGATCCTGCAGGGCGAGCGCGACGAACGCTGCCCGGTGTCCCAGGCCGAGGAGCTGTTTACCGGCATCATGAGTGCGACCGCCACGCCGGTCGAACTCGTCACCTATCCGGGCGGCAGCCATCACTTCTTCGAGTCCGGGCGGCCGTCGCATCGCAAGGACATGCTCGAGCGCCTGATCGGCTGGCTCGAAAAATGGATCGACCGGCCGCTGCATCCCGACGGCGAACACGGCAGTGCCGCGCAGGCGGAAGCGTCCGGTCGAACGACGTCGCGCGCGTCGTAG
- a CDS encoding nucleotidyltransferase family protein produces MSYASLATGVLLAGGLGQRFDPSGLQSKLLAPLPDGTPVAVAAARRLAAATADVVAVVRPGAEQLAMLLNDAGCQVVYAPDALRGMGASLAAGVRACADAPGWLVALGDMPWIAASTYEVLTRALDADDASIVAPSHRGVRGHPVGFAAHHYDALAALDGDTGARALFKTAPVRLLDVDDPGVLRDVDTPADLR; encoded by the coding sequence ATGTCCTATGCGTCACTCGCCACCGGCGTGCTGCTCGCCGGCGGTCTCGGCCAACGTTTCGATCCGAGCGGTCTGCAGAGCAAGCTGCTCGCGCCGCTGCCCGACGGCACGCCGGTCGCGGTGGCCGCCGCGCGGCGCCTTGCGGCGGCGACGGCCGACGTCGTCGCGGTCGTGCGTCCGGGCGCGGAACAACTCGCGATGCTGCTGAACGATGCCGGCTGCCAGGTCGTCTATGCGCCCGACGCGCTGCGCGGCATGGGCGCAAGCCTCGCGGCCGGCGTCCGCGCGTGCGCGGACGCACCCGGCTGGCTCGTCGCGCTCGGCGACATGCCGTGGATCGCGGCATCGACCTACGAAGTACTGACGCGCGCGCTCGACGCCGACGACGCCTCGATCGTCGCGCCGTCCCATCGCGGCGTGCGCGGCCATCCGGTCGGCTTTGCCGCTCACCATTACGATGCACTCGCGGCGCTCGACGGCGATACGGGCGCCCGCGCGCTGTTCAAGACGGCGCCGGTCAGACTTCTGGACGTCGACGATCCGGGCGTGCTGCGCGACGTCGATACGCCCGCCGACCTGCGCTGA
- a CDS encoding SDR family oxidoreductase yields the protein MNTQFDFSGARVLVTGASSGIGRACAVALAQAGAQVVAAARDMAALEALAGETGCDTVRLDVGGDEQAIDAALARFAAFDGLVNCAGVASLESALDVGAASFDRVMAVNARGAALVARAVARRMIEQGSARGGSIVNVSSQAALVGLPAHLSYCASKAAMDAITRVLCIELGPHGIRVNSVNPTVTLTPMAQFAWSDPAKSAPMLAAIPLGRFAQPDEVVAPVMFLLSGAASMISGVSLAIDGGYTAR from the coding sequence ATGAACACGCAATTCGACTTCAGCGGTGCGCGCGTGCTCGTCACCGGCGCATCGAGCGGGATCGGCCGCGCCTGTGCGGTGGCGCTCGCCCAGGCGGGCGCGCAGGTCGTCGCGGCCGCGCGCGACATGGCGGCGCTCGAGGCGCTCGCCGGCGAAACGGGCTGCGACACGGTACGCCTCGACGTCGGCGGCGACGAGCAGGCGATCGATGCCGCGCTCGCGCGGTTCGCGGCGTTCGACGGGCTCGTGAACTGCGCGGGCGTCGCCTCGCTCGAATCGGCGCTCGACGTCGGCGCGGCCAGCTTCGATCGCGTGATGGCCGTCAATGCGCGCGGCGCCGCGCTCGTCGCCCGCGCGGTCGCGCGCCGGATGATCGAGCAGGGCTCCGCGCGCGGCGGCAGCATCGTCAACGTGTCGAGTCAGGCCGCGCTCGTCGGGCTGCCCGCGCATCTGAGCTACTGCGCGTCGAAGGCCGCGATGGATGCGATCACACGGGTGCTCTGCATCGAGCTCGGCCCGCACGGGATCCGCGTGAACAGCGTGAATCCGACCGTGACGCTGACGCCGATGGCGCAGTTCGCGTGGAGCGATCCGGCGAAAAGCGCGCCGATGCTCGCGGCAATTCCGCTCGGGCGGTTTGCGCAGCCCGATGAAGTCGTCGCGCCGGTGATGTTTCTGTTGAGCGGCGCGGCGTCGATGATCAGCGGCGTGTCGCTCGCGATCGACGGCGGCTATACGGCGCGGTAG
- a CDS encoding FGGY-family carbohydrate kinase: protein MEYVIGVDIGTQSTKALLVDRHGTIVAQRAAGYRPDTPKPLWAEQWPQVWFDAVLDCIAGCVDEARTRGVRADAIRAVCVSSLYGGSGIPVDRDMRPIHPCLIWMDRRATAEVERVNADVDVERLRAITGNGIDSYYGFTKMLWLREQRPEVWANVRYFLPPNAYVIYLLTGEIAVDHSSAGNIGGVYDIARREWSDEALDMLGIPATMMPERLVESTEIVGGLLSQWTERLGLRAGTPLVAGGVDAAVATFAAGATRAGQHVAMIGTSMCWGYVTQHADARHGLVSMPHVFDGQRDLYVFGGAITAGASVAWFRDQFCHAECEATRALPHGDPHVLLEEAAARVPAGADGVLFLPYLMGERSPVWDAKASGAFVGLSLAHTRAHLYRAVLEGVAFALRHNIDAGRRGAATLDDKLIVVGGAAHSALWMQIVADVTGFPVWTIEQDVEAAMGAALLAAFGVGIVSHDDAQGGWVSLVERARPDPARAAAYAARFALYTALYPALKPIMHALQSAS, encoded by the coding sequence ATGGAATACGTGATTGGCGTCGACATCGGCACGCAGAGCACCAAGGCGCTGCTCGTCGACCGGCACGGTACGATCGTCGCGCAGCGCGCGGCAGGCTATCGGCCCGATACGCCGAAGCCGCTGTGGGCCGAGCAGTGGCCGCAGGTCTGGTTCGACGCGGTGCTCGACTGCATCGCGGGCTGCGTCGACGAGGCGCGCACGCGCGGCGTGCGGGCCGATGCGATCCGCGCGGTATGCGTGAGCAGCCTGTACGGCGGCTCCGGCATTCCGGTCGACCGCGACATGCGGCCGATTCATCCCTGCCTGATCTGGATGGACCGGCGCGCGACCGCGGAAGTCGAGCGCGTGAACGCCGACGTCGACGTCGAGCGGCTGCGCGCGATCACGGGCAACGGCATCGACAGCTATTACGGGTTCACGAAAATGCTGTGGCTGCGCGAACAGCGGCCGGAGGTCTGGGCGAACGTGCGCTACTTCCTGCCGCCGAACGCGTACGTGATCTATCTGCTGACGGGCGAAATCGCGGTCGACCACAGTTCGGCCGGCAACATCGGCGGCGTGTACGACATCGCGCGCCGCGAATGGTCGGACGAAGCGCTCGACATGCTCGGCATTCCGGCGACGATGATGCCGGAGCGGCTCGTCGAGTCGACGGAGATCGTCGGCGGGCTGCTGTCGCAATGGACCGAGCGGCTCGGGCTGCGCGCGGGCACGCCGCTCGTCGCGGGCGGCGTCGATGCGGCCGTCGCGACGTTCGCGGCCGGCGCGACGCGTGCGGGCCAGCATGTCGCGATGATCGGCACCAGCATGTGCTGGGGTTACGTGACGCAGCACGCGGATGCGCGGCACGGGCTGGTCAGCATGCCGCATGTGTTCGACGGACAGCGCGATCTGTACGTGTTCGGCGGAGCGATCACGGCCGGTGCGTCGGTTGCGTGGTTTCGCGACCAGTTCTGCCACGCGGAGTGCGAGGCCACGCGCGCGTTGCCGCACGGCGATCCGCACGTGCTGCTCGAGGAAGCGGCCGCGCGCGTGCCGGCCGGCGCCGACGGCGTGCTGTTCCTGCCATACCTGATGGGCGAGCGCAGCCCGGTATGGGACGCGAAGGCGAGCGGCGCGTTCGTCGGGCTCAGTCTCGCGCATACGCGCGCGCACCTGTATCGCGCGGTGCTCGAAGGCGTCGCGTTCGCGCTGCGGCACAACATCGATGCCGGTCGCCGCGGGGCCGCGACGCTCGACGACAAGCTGATCGTCGTCGGCGGCGCCGCGCATTCGGCCCTGTGGATGCAGATCGTCGCGGACGTCACCGGCTTTCCGGTCTGGACCATCGAGCAGGACGTCGAAGCCGCGATGGGCGCGGCGCTGCTCGCCGCGTTCGGCGTCGGCATCGTGTCGCACGACGACGCGCAGGGCGGCTGGGTCTCGCTCGTCGAGCGTGCGCGTCCCGATCCCGCGCGCGCGGCCGCATATGCGGCGCGCTTCGCGCTCTACACGGCGCTGTACCCGGCGCTCAAGCCGATCATGCACGCGCTGCAATCCGCATCATGA
- a CDS encoding erythritol/L-threitol dehydrogenase has translation MTTPEAQPRMTAVVCHGPEDYRVEQVAKPRAGANELVIRIAACGICASDCKCYTGAKMFWGGPNPWVKAPVIPGHEFFGYVEALGDGAAEHFGVALGDRVIAEQIVPCGKCRYCKSGQYWMCEVHNIFGFQREVADGGMAEYMRIPPTAIVHRIPLGVSLEDAAIIEPLSCAIHTVNRGDIQLDDVVVIAGAGPLGLMMTQVAHLKTPKKLVVIDLIDERLELARQYGADVTINPQRDDAREIVRALTDGYGCDVYIETTGAPVGVNQGLELIRKLGRFVEFSVFGEDATVDWSIIGDRKELDVRGAHLGPYCYPIAIDLLARGLVTSKGIVTHGFALEDWDEAIRIAKSPESIKVLLKPAR, from the coding sequence ATGACGACACCCGAAGCCCAGCCGCGGATGACCGCGGTCGTCTGCCACGGCCCCGAGGACTATCGCGTCGAACAAGTCGCAAAGCCGCGCGCGGGCGCGAACGAACTCGTGATCCGGATCGCCGCCTGCGGCATCTGCGCGAGCGACTGCAAATGCTATACGGGCGCGAAGATGTTCTGGGGCGGCCCGAACCCGTGGGTGAAGGCGCCCGTGATTCCCGGCCACGAATTCTTCGGCTACGTCGAAGCGCTCGGCGACGGCGCGGCCGAGCACTTCGGCGTCGCGCTCGGCGATCGCGTGATCGCCGAGCAGATCGTGCCGTGCGGCAAGTGCCGCTACTGCAAGTCGGGCCAGTACTGGATGTGCGAGGTGCACAACATCTTCGGCTTCCAGCGCGAGGTGGCCGACGGCGGAATGGCTGAGTACATGCGCATTCCGCCGACCGCGATCGTGCACCGGATTCCGCTCGGCGTGTCGCTCGAGGACGCGGCGATCATCGAGCCGCTGTCGTGCGCGATCCATACCGTGAATCGCGGCGATATCCAGCTCGACGACGTCGTCGTGATCGCCGGCGCGGGCCCGCTCGGGCTGATGATGACGCAGGTCGCGCATCTGAAAACGCCGAAGAAGCTCGTCGTGATCGACCTGATCGACGAGCGGCTCGAGCTTGCGCGGCAGTACGGCGCGGACGTGACGATCAACCCGCAGCGCGACGATGCGCGCGAGATCGTGCGGGCGCTGACCGACGGCTACGGCTGCGACGTCTATATCGAAACGACCGGCGCGCCGGTCGGCGTGAATCAGGGGCTCGAGCTGATCCGCAAGCTCGGGCGCTTCGTCGAGTTCAGCGTGTTCGGCGAGGATGCGACGGTCGACTGGTCGATCATCGGCGATCGCAAGGAACTCGACGTGCGCGGCGCGCATCTCGGCCCATACTGCTATCCGATCGCGATCGATCTGCTCGCGCGCGGGCTCGTCACGTCGAAGGGCATCGTCACGCACGGCTTCGCGCTCGAGGACTGGGACGAGGCGATCCGCATCGCGAAATCGCCGGAATCGATCAAGGTGCTGTTGAAGCCCGCGCGCTGA
- a CDS encoding ABC transporter permease, producing the protein MNLPDSSSSTPSTTLAGTAADALPPPRAKWAQLRRSTLFYPLVGLIVVCIAMMIASPSFLSAANLENVLRQVSINAIIAVGMTCVILTGGIDLSVGSVMALSGTLAAGLMVAGLNAVAALAIGIAVGFGFGFLNGVFVAFAGMPPIIVTLATMGIARGLALIYTGGYPIDGLPDWVAFFGSGKVFGIQAPVLIMLVVYAIAWLLLERMPFGRYVYAIGGNEQATRLTGVRVARVKLIVYTLAGVTSALAAIVLTGRLMSGQPNAGVGFELDAIAAVVMGGTSISGGRGAILGTLVGALLLGVLNNGLNMIGVNPYVQNVIKGGIILLAIYISRERSR; encoded by the coding sequence ATGAACCTGCCTGATTCCTCTTCTTCCACGCCTTCGACGACGCTCGCCGGCACGGCGGCCGACGCCCTGCCGCCGCCGCGCGCGAAGTGGGCGCAGCTGCGGCGCTCGACGCTGTTCTATCCGCTCGTCGGGCTGATCGTCGTCTGCATCGCGATGATGATCGCGAGCCCGAGCTTCCTGTCCGCGGCGAACCTCGAGAACGTGCTGCGCCAGGTGTCGATCAACGCGATCATCGCGGTCGGGATGACCTGCGTGATCCTGACGGGCGGGATCGATCTGTCGGTCGGCTCGGTCATGGCGCTGTCGGGCACGCTCGCGGCCGGGCTGATGGTCGCGGGGTTGAACGCGGTCGCCGCGCTCGCGATCGGGATCGCGGTCGGCTTCGGTTTCGGCTTTTTGAACGGCGTGTTCGTCGCGTTCGCGGGGATGCCGCCGATCATCGTCACGCTCGCGACGATGGGCATCGCGCGCGGCCTCGCGTTGATCTATACGGGCGGCTATCCGATCGACGGGCTGCCCGACTGGGTCGCGTTCTTCGGCAGCGGCAAGGTGTTCGGCATCCAGGCGCCCGTGCTGATCATGCTGGTCGTCTATGCGATCGCGTGGCTGCTGCTCGAGCGCATGCCGTTCGGCCGCTACGTGTACGCGATCGGCGGCAACGAGCAGGCGACGCGGCTCACCGGCGTGCGCGTCGCGCGCGTGAAGCTGATCGTCTACACGCTGGCCGGCGTCACGTCCGCGCTCGCGGCGATCGTGCTGACCGGGCGGCTGATGAGCGGACAACCGAACGCAGGCGTCGGCTTCGAGCTCGATGCGATCGCCGCGGTCGTGATGGGCGGCACGTCGATCTCCGGCGGACGCGGCGCGATCCTCGGCACGCTGGTGGGCGCGCTGCTGCTCGGCGTGCTGAACAACGGGCTCAACATGATCGGCGTGAACCCTTACGTGCAGAACGTGATCAAGGGCGGAATCATCCTGCTCGCGATCTACATCAGCCGCGAACGTTCGCGGTGA
- a CDS encoding sugar ABC transporter ATP-binding protein: protein MDTILRLSQITKSFPGVKALSGIDLQIARGEIHALLGENGAGKSTLMKILCGIHQPDAGTIEIDGVERHFANYHDAVAAGVGIVFQEFSLIPHLDAVDNLFLGRELRGRWGVRDRARMRRTAAGIFARLGVSIDLDAPIRTLSVAQQQFVEIGKALSLDARILILDEPTATLTPAEAEHLFAIMRELKRQGVAMIFISHHLDEIFAVCDRITVLRDGQYVATTEVAHTDVEQLVRMMVGRRIESSFPPKPARRADAPAVLEVDALQLERGGPVNRFALHAGEILGFAGLVGSGRTETALAVIGATRAYRKTVRVHGAPAKLADPADALRAGIGILPESRKTEGLVTSFSIRDNISLNNLGKYRSLRWLIDRRGEARTTEDVMRRVGVKAPSIHAEVATLSGGNQQKVVIARWLNHHATVLIFDEPTRGIDVGAKAEIYGLMRELTARGYAIIMISSELPEIVGMCDRVAVFRQGRIEATLEGDEIDPDTVMTYATAGTRGATHEPA, encoded by the coding sequence ATGGATACGATACTGAGGCTCAGCCAGATCACGAAAAGCTTTCCGGGCGTCAAGGCGCTGTCCGGCATCGATCTGCAGATCGCGCGCGGCGAGATTCATGCGCTGCTCGGCGAGAACGGCGCCGGCAAGTCGACGCTGATGAAGATCCTGTGCGGGATCCATCAGCCCGACGCGGGCACGATCGAAATCGACGGCGTCGAGCGCCATTTTGCGAACTATCACGATGCGGTCGCCGCCGGTGTCGGGATCGTGTTCCAGGAATTCAGCCTGATCCCGCATCTCGACGCGGTCGACAACCTGTTTCTGGGCCGCGAGCTGCGCGGCCGCTGGGGCGTGCGCGACCGCGCGCGGATGCGTCGCACGGCGGCCGGCATTTTCGCGCGGCTCGGCGTGTCGATCGATCTCGATGCGCCGATCCGTACGCTCTCGGTCGCGCAGCAACAGTTCGTCGAGATCGGCAAGGCGCTGTCGCTCGACGCGCGGATCCTGATTCTCGACGAGCCGACCGCGACGCTGACGCCGGCCGAGGCCGAGCATCTGTTCGCGATCATGCGCGAGCTGAAGCGCCAGGGCGTCGCGATGATCTTCATCTCGCATCACCTCGACGAGATCTTCGCGGTGTGCGATCGCATCACCGTGCTGCGCGACGGCCAGTACGTCGCGACGACGGAGGTTGCGCACACCGACGTCGAGCAGCTCGTGCGGATGATGGTCGGACGGCGGATCGAGAGCAGCTTTCCGCCGAAGCCCGCGCGACGCGCCGACGCGCCGGCGGTGCTCGAGGTCGACGCGCTGCAGCTCGAGCGCGGCGGCCCCGTGAACCGCTTCGCGCTGCACGCGGGCGAGATCCTCGGGTTCGCGGGGCTCGTCGGCTCGGGCCGCACCGAAACCGCACTCGCGGTGATCGGCGCGACGCGCGCCTACCGCAAGACGGTGCGCGTGCACGGCGCGCCCGCGAAGCTGGCCGATCCTGCCGATGCGCTGCGTGCCGGCATCGGCATCCTGCCGGAAAGCCGCAAGACGGAAGGGCTCGTCACGTCGTTCTCGATTCGCGACAACATCTCGCTCAACAACCTCGGCAAGTACCGGTCGCTGCGCTGGCTGATCGACCGGCGCGGCGAGGCGCGCACGACCGAGGACGTGATGCGCCGCGTCGGCGTGAAGGCGCCGTCGATCCACGCGGAAGTCGCGACGCTGTCCGGCGGTAACCAGCAGAAGGTCGTGATCGCGCGCTGGTTGAACCATCACGCGACGGTGCTGATCTTCGACGAGCCGACGCGCGGCATCGACGTCGGCGCGAAAGCGGAAATCTACGGGCTGATGCGCGAACTGACCGCGCGCGGCTACGCCATCATCATGATCTCGTCCGAGCTGCCGGAGATCGTCGGCATGTGCGATCGCGTCGCCGTGTTCCGGCAGGGCCGCATCGAGGCGACGCTCGAAGGCGACGAGATCGATCCCGACACGGTCATGACCTATGCCACGGCCGGCACGCGAGGAGCGACCCATGAACCTGCCTGA